The DNA sequence GGATCCTTCCGATTTCCTCATCGCCCTCGAGGAGCACTTTCGGAACCTCCTCGTCGCGCGCGTGAGCAAGAACCCGGGCGCCCTGATCGACGCCGCCGAGGAGACGATCGCGCGCTACCGAGAGGATGCGGCCGCCTTCCACCCGGACGATCTCATTCGCATGCTCACCCTTCTCGGAGAGGGAGGGCGGGAGATTCGCTTCTCGCAGAAACCGCGCCTCGTCCTCGAGATGCTCCTTCTTCGTCTCGTTCGCATGGACTCGACCGTCACTCTCGCCGAGATCTTGAGCCGTCTCGAGGGGGAGGGCGCGCCGCCGCCGCTGCGCGCCGCCGCTCCCGTCCCCTCGAAACCGGCCGCGGCCCCGTCCGAGGCGGACGGGAAGCCGGCGCGCAAGGGCGTGAAAGCGCGGCACGAGGCGGCGGAAAAGGAGCCCTCGCATCCCGCCCCCTCCGGCGCGGCGGATGAAGCGGGAAACCCGAGCCTCTTCACGGCGCGTTGGAGCGAGTTCCTCGATCGGCTTCGCGGGGAGAACGCGGCGCTCGCCTCGCTTCTTCGAGGGTCGCGCGCCGGCGCGGCGGAATCGGGGGTCGTCGAGATCGCCTTTCCGCGAGGGGCGTCGTTCCAGATGGAGCAGGTTCTCGAAGAGAAGAACCGCGAGGCGGTCGAGCGCGCGATCGAGGGTTTCTTCCAGGGCCATCGAAAGGTCCGCGGCGTCCTCGGCACCCACACGGGCGAATCGGAGAGGGAGAGGCGCGCGGGACTTCGGGACGATCCGCGCATCGGACGGATTCTCGACATGCTGGACGGCGAGATCGTCGGATAACGAAGGAGCGAACCTTTGGATCTAAACTTTTTAATGAAGCAGGCCCGCGAAATGCAGGCCAAGATGGAAGAGGCGCAGGCGAGGCTCGCCGAAACGACCGTCGAGGCGGCCGCGGGGGGCGGCAAGGTGACCGCGGTCGTCTCGGGTAAGCAGGAGCTCGTCGAGATCCGGATCGATCCGGAGGTCGTGGATCCCGCCGATGTCGAGATGCTTCAGGATCTCGTTCTCGCAGCCGTGAACGAAGGGCTCCGGCGGTCGCAAGAGGCGGCCCGCGAGGAGATCGCCAAAGCGACCGGAGGGCTCGGCGGTCTCGGCGGTTTCCCGAAGCTCTTCTGACCCGCGAGGACGCGCGATGTTTCAATCCCCGACCCTTGAAGGGCTCGTCGACGAGCTGAAGAAGCTCCCCGGCATCGGCCGGAAGTCGGCGGCGCGGATCGCCTTCCATCTTCTCCGCGCGCCGCGCGAGGAGGCCGAGGCGCTCGCGAGGCGGATTCTCGACCTCAAGATGCGCGTGCGGACCTGCTCGCTGTGCGGCAACTACACCGAGGAAGAGACGTGCGGGATCTGCCGCGATCCCAGGCGGGACGGAACGCTCCTCTGCGTCGTCGAACAGCCGAGCGATGTGGCGCTCCTCGAGAGCACCGGGTCGTACCGCGGCATCTATCACGTGCTCCACGGCGTGCTCTCTCCGCTCGAGGGGATGCGCCCGGAAGGGCTTCGCATCCGCGAGCTGGTCGAGCGGGCCTCGTCGGGGGCGGTGAAGGAGATCATCCTCGCGACGAACCCGACCGTCGAGGGGGACGCGACGGCGTTCTACATCCAGAACGCGGTCCGGGATCTTCCGGTGCTCGTCACGCGCATCGCGCGGGGCGTGCCGGTCGGCGGGGAGATCGAGTTCGCCGATCAGGTGACGCTCGCCCGCGCCCTCGAGGGGCGCCGGGCGCTGGAGTAGGGACGGCGCGGGGCGCGCGCCGGAGTGGATCGCTCGTTGAAAGATGATCGATGAATCGTGATGACCTCAAGAGCCTCTCCTTCTGGATCTACTCAGCCGGAGGAGCGGGGCTCGCGCCGATCGCGCCCGGCACCGCCGGATCCGCGCTCGCCGCGGTCCTCCTCCTCCTCCCCGGCCGCCTCGGTGGCCTTCCGGCGTGGGCGCATCCCGGATGGGGAGCGCTCGTCCTTCTCGTCTTCTTCGCAGGCGTCCGGTCGTGCCGCGCGGCGGAAGCGGCGCACGGGAGAGATCCCGGCGTCGTCGTGATCGACGAGGTCCTCGGGATGCTCGTCGCGCTCTACCTCATCCCGAACTCCTTCGCCGCGGTCGCCGCCGCGTTCTTCTTCTTTCGGTTCTTCGACATCGTGAAGCCCTTCCCCGCGAGGCTCGCGGAGAGGGCGCGCGGGGGCTGGGGGGTGATGCTCGACGACGCGGTCGCGGGCATCTACGCGAACCTCGCGGTGCGCGCGCTCTTCCTTCTGGGGGGGAAGCTCGCATGAGCGACGTCCCTCTTCGCACCGCGGAGATCGTCACGATCGGCGACGAGCTTCTCCTCGGCGTGATCGGCGACACGAACGCGCAGTATCTCTCCGCCGCCGTCGCCGCGTTCGGCGTGCGGGTCGTCCGGCACACGACCGTCGGCGACGATCTCCGCGAGATCCGCGAGGCGCTGCGGGACGCGGTCGGGCGTTCGCCCCTCGTGATCGTGACCGGCGGTCTCGGCGTCACGCCGGACGATTGCACGCGGCCGGCCCTCGCCGAGCTCGCCGGCGCGCGTCTCGTCCCGGACCCCGAGCTTCTCCAGGAGATGGAGGTCCTCTATCGGGATCGGAAGATCCGCATGCCGTCGGTGAACATCGCGCAGGCGGCTCTCCCCGAGGGGGCGCGCAAGATCCCGAACCGGGTCGGCCTCGCTCCGGGGATTCATCTTCGCGTGCGGAAGGCGGAGGTGTTCGCCTTTCCGGGAGTCCCCGCCGAGATGCGCCAT is a window from the Candidatus Eisenbacteria bacterium genome containing:
- a CDS encoding YbaB/EbfC family nucleoid-associated protein, which produces MDLNFLMKQAREMQAKMEEAQARLAETTVEAAAGGGKVTAVVSGKQELVEIRIDPEVVDPADVEMLQDLVLAAVNEGLRRSQEAAREEIAKATGGLGGLGGFPKLF
- the recR gene encoding recombination protein RecR translates to MFQSPTLEGLVDELKKLPGIGRKSAARIAFHLLRAPREEAEALARRILDLKMRVRTCSLCGNYTEEETCGICRDPRRDGTLLCVVEQPSDVALLESTGSYRGIYHVLHGVLSPLEGMRPEGLRIRELVERASSGAVKEIILATNPTVEGDATAFYIQNAVRDLPVLVTRIARGVPVGGEIEFADQVTLARALEGRRALE
- a CDS encoding phosphatidylglycerophosphatase A produces the protein MNRDDLKSLSFWIYSAGGAGLAPIAPGTAGSALAAVLLLLPGRLGGLPAWAHPGWGALVLLVFFAGVRSCRAAEAAHGRDPGVVVIDEVLGMLVALYLIPNSFAAVAAAFFFFRFFDIVKPFPARLAERARGGWGVMLDDAVAGIYANLAVRALFLLGGKLA